Proteins from a single region of Styela clava chromosome 1, kaStyClav1.hap1.2, whole genome shotgun sequence:
- the LOC120334796 gene encoding uncharacterized protein LOC120334796 gives MNLFEILFFISLICGLVAELKVPAGSCVSKIVNGKLVQVGDCKKDDGSEIARLIKKSLDEKTKAEIKCDVKYDSKCFRSVVYAEANVTFNVGKFICKSMNNGKPANIYDLAHLQMLLSDLRSLKADAGRKYIRVWTGMEYKDNQLLLSSGEPITIATGFWHVHYPTTNASLTNVILYVDEDPVSVHQGISDISLSARCHGVICEI, from the exons ATGAATCTGTTCGAAATACTCTTCTTTATCTCTCTCATCTGTGGCTTGGTTGCGGAGCTAAAAGTACCGG CTGGATCCTGCGTTTCTAAGATCGTTAACGGGAAACTCGTCCAAGTTGGAGATTGCAAG aaagaTGATGGATCCG AAATCGCCAGATTGATCAAGAAGAGTCTGGACGAGAAGACAAAAGCTGAAA taaaatgTGACGTCAAATACGATTCAAAATGCTTCCGATCGGTTGTGTATGCTGAAGCCAACGTCACCTTCAATGTTGGGAAATTCATTTGCAAATCAATGAACAACGGAAAACCCGCGAATATTTACGACCTCGCGCATCTCCAGATGTTGCTATCTGATCTTCGCTCACTCAAAGCTGATGCTGGTAGGAAATATATTCGTGTCTGGACAGGGATGGAATATAAG GACAATCAGCTTTTGCTGTCAAGTGGAGAACCAATTACCATAGCAACAGGATTCTGGCATGTTCATTATCCGACAACCAATGCATCGCTAACTAATGTTATTCTTTATGTCGATGAAGATCCAGTGTCTGTACATCAGGGAATATCTGATATTTCTCTATCCGCGAGATGCCACGGTGTAATCTGTGAAATATAA
- the LOC120334744 gene encoding uncharacterized protein LOC120334744 isoform X1 yields the protein MDESSGPPGDFAQRYLTRQSFSPGQGIYMSHRSSSDQNSHFRNSMPGSCNEFSPFKPSNIRSPECRKIMDRISTFCGKENLVQRVAFLDQELSVFGYPSIVSDFEDDLELSPDQQQGGAIDLVTLVNISYDLLRSWRQSFEIQSESNDVQRSSEAEIVRLRHLASRLKEDIANKDRDLKSKELMQLQLSQRMESLKKKFKLEQDKSKKLSAELTARDSQFRHEKKKKVQEIEKLQSRLQQLLQDKRHERMLGIEILNSLQRSDGKRGKWSTDKTKKSNEQDMYRLIITNYEDSQKQLLKENDGMRKYLKEMQNELISALNERTNNVHDQSQSSNHGGVKGQTEGDRPDSSRSSSAASNMSETSDVSEPMSDGMFEMPYDLVKEDIEKSIRNKWRALKKEIRKTRNADKAPQSNKENYTENEYDDLVQQQQELIDYLTTGEGESSDRPIPEDCYFLEEKADFEKEKNVFNQQKQAFDKERQLYAEALLQLDEQRQSFEIEKNKWLQQNFLQLTPFRDNRPSTAPHPNLRGKETSSHYIKSTRQQPYQARPSISPDRSLKGNDQQQSKSYQSQQHMQNSPNNITQTLSRLHSSSHHNSFSPDNMQHRSPDPSWQTRTPENNQKTATTNPHRTKSTPNTTNSIPPPSTAELYRSLGLVYYGSDKENEETGNTGNMDSNICPRSSGAMEFHHSMSRGANQQQNISSRSNPGSFKVKIQSKVKPVAQNEIPPSPEYVSAEGSFDSQSNDQKSTESDYFDAERSLRNGSPRRSQRNAPKERSNHSVSKKGIENVPFFTNEFQISQKLPEPGSHFIYSSPQKRRLYSSKSMDEKTFRYDLENDKYEVETAKQKKFGFRSFVRNIISGSPKRKERDANNNDKANPQLLSNSDSALSLRYYLDHDVESGGQSSIFPSARVTSNTECRPKIDSASSPALSNDVTHQRTRSFPGNEILNTDYVKPRSSSYDSPVLTRAAERHKSALLSLSANCNPTGPTSSQKEPTPSHLKPKPSRYDLKRSFEGLTITNTAKENTSSATTKGSLNQYQGYNFDGKQYQPEMYDSWSNSRQGIFKPTVKVTSQPLIQAEGNQRPKSSQPIQNQPQGDLGMQRPVSASWNQSQRLHADTNKSKPVSARQKYSELAQTSSSKFQANPFNQTGSSQPQTGANMPELVSTNQLQMDPSNQIWSNPTQFGSSRPEPVSTAHCSPSLLEKLTMADQSYGSIAEDDSSASETC from the exons ATGGATGAAAGCTCTGGTCCCCCTGGCGATTTTGCTCAGCGATATTTGACAAGACAATCTTTTTCACCTGGACAAGGGATTTATATGTCTCATAGATCTTCATCAGACCAAAATTCACATTTTAGGAATTCTATGCCAGGAAGCTGCAATGAGTTTTCACCTTTTAAACCTTCAAATATCAG ATCACCGGAATGCCGAAAAATAATGGATAGAATTTCAACCTTTTGTGGAAAAGAAAATTTAGTTCAAAGAGTTGCTTTTCTTGATCag GAACTGTCAGTATTCGGCTATCCGTCCATCGTCAGCGATTTTGAAGATGACTTGGAACTGTCGCCAGATCAACAACAAGGTGGCGCTATAGATCTTGTGACTCTTGTAAACATCTCATACGATCTACTGAGATCTTGGCGTCAATCGTTTGAAATACAAAGTGAATCGAATGATGTACAGCGATCTTCTGAAGCTGAAATCGTCAGATTGAGACATCTGGCCTCAAGATTGAAG gaAGACATTGCGAATAAGGATCGAGATTTAAAATCAAAAGAATTAATGCAACTACAGCTGTCACAAAGAATGGAAA GTCTCAAAAAGAAGTTTAAACTTGAGCAGGACAAGTCTAAAAAACTTTCTGCTGAATTGACGGCGAGAGATTCACAATTTCGTcacgaaaagaaaaaaaaggtcCAAGAGATAGAGAAATTGCAATCTCGTTTGCAACAGTTATTACAG GACAAACGCCATGAACGAATGCTTGGAATAGAAATTCTGAATTCTCTGCAAAGATCAGATGGGAAGCGTGGAAAATGGAGCACAGATAAAACTAAGAAAAG CAATGAGCAAGACATGTATCGTTTAATCATCACAAATTACGAAGACTCTCAAAAACAATTGTTGAAAGAAAATGACGGaatgagaaaatatttaaaagaaatgCAGAACGAACTAATATCAGCTCTGAATGAGAGAACTAACAATGTACATGACCAAAGCC aATCATCCAACCATGGAGGTGTCAAAGGTCAAACTGAAGGTGACAGACCAGATAGTTCAAGGTCAAGCAGTGCTGCTTCTAATATG TCTGAAACTTCTGACGTGTCTGAGCCGATGTCGGATGGAATGTTCGAGATGCCGTATGATCTAGTCAAAGAAGACATTGAGAAGAGCATCAGGAATAAATGGAGAGCGCTGAAAAAAGAAATTAGGAAAACTAGGAACGCTGATAAAGCTCCACAGTCTAATA aagaaaacTACACAGAAAATGAGTATGATGATTTGgttcaacaacaacaagaactaATTGATTATCTGACAACAGGGGAAG GTGAAAGTTCAGATCGTCCTATTCCTGAAGATTGTTATTTTCTTGAAGAAAAAGCTGATTTTGAGAAAGAAAAGAATGTTTTTAACCAACAGAAACAAGCATTTGATAAG GAGAGACAACTTTATGCAGAAGCATTACTTCAGTTGGATGAACAAAGACAATCATTTGAAATTGAGAAAAACAAATGGCTCCAACAAAATTTCCTACAACTGACACCTTTCAGAG aCAATCGTCCTTCTACTGCTCCACATCCAAATCTTCGAGGCAAAGAGACGTCTTCTCACTATATCAAGTCAACAAGGCAACAGCCGTATCAAGCAAGGCCATCTATAAGCCCAGATAGATCTTTAAAG GGAAATGACCAACAACAATCCAAGAGTTACCAAAGTCAGCAACATATGCAAAACTCTCCAAATAATATTACTCAGACACTAAGCAGATTGCATTCATCAAGTCATCATAACTCATTCTCACCTGATAATATGCAACATAG ATCTCCTGATCCGTCATGGCAAACTCGCACTCCAGAGAACAATCAGAAAACTGCCACAACCAACCCCCACAGAACAAAAAGTACCCCCAACACAACAAACTCTATACCTCCACCTAGTACTGCGGAATTATATCGAAGCTTGGGATTGGTTTATTACGGAAGTGATAAGGAAAATGAAGAGACAGGAAACACTGGAAA CatggattcaaatatttgtccTCGCTCTAGTGGAGCTATGGAATTTCACCACTCGATGTCTCGAGGTGCaaaccaacaacaaaatatttcttcaagGTCAAACCCTGGATCGTTTAAGGTCAAAATACAATCTAAAGTGAAACCGGTGGCTCAGAACGAAATTCCGCCAAGCCCAGAATATGTGAGCGCAGAGGGAAGTTTTGATAGTCAATCTAACGATCAGAAATCGACGGAATCGGATTACTTTGATGCAGAACGAAGTTTAAGAAACGGATCTCCACGTAGAAGCCAGAGAAACGCTCCTAAAGAACGCAGTAATCACTCAGTATCGAAAAAGGGAATTGAAAACGTGCCATTCTTCACAAATGAGTTTCAAATCAGTCAAAAATTACCGGAACCTGGCagccattttatttattcctctCCACAGAAGCGTCGATTATACTCGAGTAAATCCATGGATGAAAAAACTTTCCGTTACGATTTGGAGAATGATAAATACGAGGTGGAAACCGcgaaacagaaaaaatttggaTTTCGTAGTTTCGtgagaaatataatttctggatcGCCGAAGCGTAAAGAGCGTGACGCAAACAACAATGACAAAGCAAATCCACAGTTGCTTTCAAACAGTGATTCAGCTTTAAGTCTTCGATACTATTTGGACCATGACGTTGAAAGCGGGGGTCAGAGTTCGATATTTCCATCAGCACGGgtgacttcaaacactgaatgTCGACCAAAAATTGATTCCGCTTCGAGCCCTGCTCTTTCGAATGACGTCACACATCAACGAACAAGATCTTTCCCAGGGAATGAAATCTTAAATACGGATTATGTCAAGCCAAGATCCTCTTCTTACGACTCTCCAGTTTTGACTCGAGCCGCAGAAAGACATAAGTCTGCTCTGTTATCTTTGTCAGCCAATTGCAATCCAACTGGTCCAACTTCAAGCCAAAAGGAGCCAACCCCAAGCCATTTGAAGCCAAAACCAAGCCGTTATGATTTGAAAAGAAGCTTTGAGGGATTGACCATAACGAACACTGCCAAAGAAAATACAAGTTCAGCCACCACAAAGGGGAGTTTAAATCAATACCAAGGGTATAATTTTGATGGCAAGCAATACCAGCCAGAAATGTATGATAGTTGGTCAAATTCCAGACAAGGAATCTTCAAACCAACGGTGAAAGTCACAAGCCAGCCATTAATTCAGGCTGAAGGCAACCAGAGACCAAAGTCAAGCCAACCAATCCAAAACCAGCCTCAAGGCGATTTGGGTATGCAAAGGCCAGTTTCAGCCAGTTGGAACCAGTCTCAACGGCTTCATGCTGACACCAACAAGTCGAAACCTGTTTCAGCAAGACAGAAGTACTCAGAACTGGCTCAAACCAGTTCCAGCAAGTTTCAAGCGAATCCATTCAATCAGACCGGGTCCAGCCAACCACAAACTGGAGCAAACATGCCAGAACTGGTTTCTACCAACCAGTTACAAATGGATCCATCCAATCAGATCTGGTCAAACCCGACACAATTTGGATCAAGCAGGCCAGAACCAGTTTCAACCGCCCATTGCAGTCCTTCTTTGCTGGAGAAATTAACAATGGCTGATCAAAGCTATGGATCTATCGCTGAAGATGACTCAAGTGCTAGCGAAACATGCTGA
- the LOC120334744 gene encoding uncharacterized protein LOC120334744 isoform X2, which yields MDESSGPPGDFAQRYLTRQSFSPGQGIYMSHRSSSDQNSHFRNSMPGSCNEFSPFKPSNIRSPECRKIMDRISTFCGKENLVQRVAFLDQELSVFGYPSIVSDFEDDLELSPDQQQGGAIDLVTLVNISYDLLRSWRQSFEIQSESNDVQRSSEAEIVRLRHLASRLKEDIANKDRDLKSKELMQLQLSQRMESLKKKFKLEQDKSKKLSAELTARDSQFRHEKKKKVQEIEKLQSRLQQLLQDKRHERMLGIEILNSLQRSDGKRGKWSTDKTKKSNEQDMYRLIITNYEDSQKQLLKENDGMRKYLKEMQNELISALNERTNNVHDQSQSSNHGGVKGQTEGDRPDSSRSSSAASNMSETSDVSEPMSDGMFEMPYDLVKEDIEKSIRNKWRALKKEIRKTRNADKAPQSNKNYTENEYDDLVQQQQELIDYLTTGEGESSDRPIPEDCYFLEEKADFEKEKNVFNQQKQAFDKERQLYAEALLQLDEQRQSFEIEKNKWLQQNFLQLTPFRDNRPSTAPHPNLRGKETSSHYIKSTRQQPYQARPSISPDRSLKGNDQQQSKSYQSQQHMQNSPNNITQTLSRLHSSSHHNSFSPDNMQHRSPDPSWQTRTPENNQKTATTNPHRTKSTPNTTNSIPPPSTAELYRSLGLVYYGSDKENEETGNTGNMDSNICPRSSGAMEFHHSMSRGANQQQNISSRSNPGSFKVKIQSKVKPVAQNEIPPSPEYVSAEGSFDSQSNDQKSTESDYFDAERSLRNGSPRRSQRNAPKERSNHSVSKKGIENVPFFTNEFQISQKLPEPGSHFIYSSPQKRRLYSSKSMDEKTFRYDLENDKYEVETAKQKKFGFRSFVRNIISGSPKRKERDANNNDKANPQLLSNSDSALSLRYYLDHDVESGGQSSIFPSARVTSNTECRPKIDSASSPALSNDVTHQRTRSFPGNEILNTDYVKPRSSSYDSPVLTRAAERHKSALLSLSANCNPTGPTSSQKEPTPSHLKPKPSRYDLKRSFEGLTITNTAKENTSSATTKGSLNQYQGYNFDGKQYQPEMYDSWSNSRQGIFKPTVKVTSQPLIQAEGNQRPKSSQPIQNQPQGDLGMQRPVSASWNQSQRLHADTNKSKPVSARQKYSELAQTSSSKFQANPFNQTGSSQPQTGANMPELVSTNQLQMDPSNQIWSNPTQFGSSRPEPVSTAHCSPSLLEKLTMADQSYGSIAEDDSSASETC from the exons ATGGATGAAAGCTCTGGTCCCCCTGGCGATTTTGCTCAGCGATATTTGACAAGACAATCTTTTTCACCTGGACAAGGGATTTATATGTCTCATAGATCTTCATCAGACCAAAATTCACATTTTAGGAATTCTATGCCAGGAAGCTGCAATGAGTTTTCACCTTTTAAACCTTCAAATATCAG ATCACCGGAATGCCGAAAAATAATGGATAGAATTTCAACCTTTTGTGGAAAAGAAAATTTAGTTCAAAGAGTTGCTTTTCTTGATCag GAACTGTCAGTATTCGGCTATCCGTCCATCGTCAGCGATTTTGAAGATGACTTGGAACTGTCGCCAGATCAACAACAAGGTGGCGCTATAGATCTTGTGACTCTTGTAAACATCTCATACGATCTACTGAGATCTTGGCGTCAATCGTTTGAAATACAAAGTGAATCGAATGATGTACAGCGATCTTCTGAAGCTGAAATCGTCAGATTGAGACATCTGGCCTCAAGATTGAAG gaAGACATTGCGAATAAGGATCGAGATTTAAAATCAAAAGAATTAATGCAACTACAGCTGTCACAAAGAATGGAAA GTCTCAAAAAGAAGTTTAAACTTGAGCAGGACAAGTCTAAAAAACTTTCTGCTGAATTGACGGCGAGAGATTCACAATTTCGTcacgaaaagaaaaaaaaggtcCAAGAGATAGAGAAATTGCAATCTCGTTTGCAACAGTTATTACAG GACAAACGCCATGAACGAATGCTTGGAATAGAAATTCTGAATTCTCTGCAAAGATCAGATGGGAAGCGTGGAAAATGGAGCACAGATAAAACTAAGAAAAG CAATGAGCAAGACATGTATCGTTTAATCATCACAAATTACGAAGACTCTCAAAAACAATTGTTGAAAGAAAATGACGGaatgagaaaatatttaaaagaaatgCAGAACGAACTAATATCAGCTCTGAATGAGAGAACTAACAATGTACATGACCAAAGCC aATCATCCAACCATGGAGGTGTCAAAGGTCAAACTGAAGGTGACAGACCAGATAGTTCAAGGTCAAGCAGTGCTGCTTCTAATATG TCTGAAACTTCTGACGTGTCTGAGCCGATGTCGGATGGAATGTTCGAGATGCCGTATGATCTAGTCAAAGAAGACATTGAGAAGAGCATCAGGAATAAATGGAGAGCGCTGAAAAAAGAAATTAGGAAAACTAGGAACGCTGATAAAGCTCCACAGTCTAATA aaaacTACACAGAAAATGAGTATGATGATTTGgttcaacaacaacaagaactaATTGATTATCTGACAACAGGGGAAG GTGAAAGTTCAGATCGTCCTATTCCTGAAGATTGTTATTTTCTTGAAGAAAAAGCTGATTTTGAGAAAGAAAAGAATGTTTTTAACCAACAGAAACAAGCATTTGATAAG GAGAGACAACTTTATGCAGAAGCATTACTTCAGTTGGATGAACAAAGACAATCATTTGAAATTGAGAAAAACAAATGGCTCCAACAAAATTTCCTACAACTGACACCTTTCAGAG aCAATCGTCCTTCTACTGCTCCACATCCAAATCTTCGAGGCAAAGAGACGTCTTCTCACTATATCAAGTCAACAAGGCAACAGCCGTATCAAGCAAGGCCATCTATAAGCCCAGATAGATCTTTAAAG GGAAATGACCAACAACAATCCAAGAGTTACCAAAGTCAGCAACATATGCAAAACTCTCCAAATAATATTACTCAGACACTAAGCAGATTGCATTCATCAAGTCATCATAACTCATTCTCACCTGATAATATGCAACATAG ATCTCCTGATCCGTCATGGCAAACTCGCACTCCAGAGAACAATCAGAAAACTGCCACAACCAACCCCCACAGAACAAAAAGTACCCCCAACACAACAAACTCTATACCTCCACCTAGTACTGCGGAATTATATCGAAGCTTGGGATTGGTTTATTACGGAAGTGATAAGGAAAATGAAGAGACAGGAAACACTGGAAA CatggattcaaatatttgtccTCGCTCTAGTGGAGCTATGGAATTTCACCACTCGATGTCTCGAGGTGCaaaccaacaacaaaatatttcttcaagGTCAAACCCTGGATCGTTTAAGGTCAAAATACAATCTAAAGTGAAACCGGTGGCTCAGAACGAAATTCCGCCAAGCCCAGAATATGTGAGCGCAGAGGGAAGTTTTGATAGTCAATCTAACGATCAGAAATCGACGGAATCGGATTACTTTGATGCAGAACGAAGTTTAAGAAACGGATCTCCACGTAGAAGCCAGAGAAACGCTCCTAAAGAACGCAGTAATCACTCAGTATCGAAAAAGGGAATTGAAAACGTGCCATTCTTCACAAATGAGTTTCAAATCAGTCAAAAATTACCGGAACCTGGCagccattttatttattcctctCCACAGAAGCGTCGATTATACTCGAGTAAATCCATGGATGAAAAAACTTTCCGTTACGATTTGGAGAATGATAAATACGAGGTGGAAACCGcgaaacagaaaaaatttggaTTTCGTAGTTTCGtgagaaatataatttctggatcGCCGAAGCGTAAAGAGCGTGACGCAAACAACAATGACAAAGCAAATCCACAGTTGCTTTCAAACAGTGATTCAGCTTTAAGTCTTCGATACTATTTGGACCATGACGTTGAAAGCGGGGGTCAGAGTTCGATATTTCCATCAGCACGGgtgacttcaaacactgaatgTCGACCAAAAATTGATTCCGCTTCGAGCCCTGCTCTTTCGAATGACGTCACACATCAACGAACAAGATCTTTCCCAGGGAATGAAATCTTAAATACGGATTATGTCAAGCCAAGATCCTCTTCTTACGACTCTCCAGTTTTGACTCGAGCCGCAGAAAGACATAAGTCTGCTCTGTTATCTTTGTCAGCCAATTGCAATCCAACTGGTCCAACTTCAAGCCAAAAGGAGCCAACCCCAAGCCATTTGAAGCCAAAACCAAGCCGTTATGATTTGAAAAGAAGCTTTGAGGGATTGACCATAACGAACACTGCCAAAGAAAATACAAGTTCAGCCACCACAAAGGGGAGTTTAAATCAATACCAAGGGTATAATTTTGATGGCAAGCAATACCAGCCAGAAATGTATGATAGTTGGTCAAATTCCAGACAAGGAATCTTCAAACCAACGGTGAAAGTCACAAGCCAGCCATTAATTCAGGCTGAAGGCAACCAGAGACCAAAGTCAAGCCAACCAATCCAAAACCAGCCTCAAGGCGATTTGGGTATGCAAAGGCCAGTTTCAGCCAGTTGGAACCAGTCTCAACGGCTTCATGCTGACACCAACAAGTCGAAACCTGTTTCAGCAAGACAGAAGTACTCAGAACTGGCTCAAACCAGTTCCAGCAAGTTTCAAGCGAATCCATTCAATCAGACCGGGTCCAGCCAACCACAAACTGGAGCAAACATGCCAGAACTGGTTTCTACCAACCAGTTACAAATGGATCCATCCAATCAGATCTGGTCAAACCCGACACAATTTGGATCAAGCAGGCCAGAACCAGTTTCAACCGCCCATTGCAGTCCTTCTTTGCTGGAGAAATTAACAATGGCTGATCAAAGCTATGGATCTATCGCTGAAGATGACTCAAGTGCTAGCGAAACATGCTGA